The DNA region CGACCTGCGCGCCGTTCGAGCTGGTGCCTTGCGACGTCTTCATCACCGAGGCAACGTTCGGCCTGCCGGTGTTCCGCCATGGCGACGCCGCCGCCGAGGTGAACAAGCTGCTGGCATCCGTCAAACTGTTTCCGGAGCGCGCGCATCTGGTCGGCGCCTACTCGCTCGGCAAGGCGCAACGCGTGATCGCACTGCTGCGCGAGGCCGGCTACGACGCGCCGATCTACCTGCACGGCGCGATGGAGAAGATCACCTACTATTATCAGGAGCGCGGGATTGCGCTCGGCGAGCTCAGGCCGGCACGCGGCATGAAGAAGGCCGAGCTCGCCGGCACCATCACGCTGGCGCCGCCGAGCGCGACATCCGACGTCTGGACGCGGCGCTTCCCCGATCCGGTCACCGCCTTTGCCTCGGGCTGGATGCGGGTGCGCGCCCGCGCTCGCCAAGGCGGCATCGAATTGCCGCTGGTGATCTCTGATCATGCCGACTGGGATGGGCTGACGGCGACGATTGACGCCACCGGCGCCGGCGAGATCTGGGTGACGCACGGCCAGGAAGACGCGCTGGTGCATTGGTGCAAGACCAGGGGTCTTGCGGCGCGGCCGCTCGATCTGGTCGGCTATGGCGACGAGGACGAAGGCGAGACGGCGGCGGTCAGCGAGGCCGAGCCGGCCGGCGAGGCAGACGCATGAACCGCTTCGCCCAATTGCTCGACCGCCTCGCCTACGAGCCCGGCCGCAACAACAAGATCAAGCTGCTGGTTGCCTATTTCCGCGAGACCGAGGACCCCGACCGCGGCTACGCGCTGGCGGCGCTGACCGGCGCGCTGTCGTTCAAGCACGCCAAGCCCGGCCTGATCCGCGACCTGATCACGGAGCGGGCCGATCCGGTGCTGTTCGGCTATTCGTACGATTACGTCGGCGATCTCTCCGAGACGGTTGCACTGATGTGGCCGAAGGCGGTCGGTGCATCTCACAACGAATCCTTGCTGGGCCACCCCTCTCCCCAACCCTCCCCCGCAAGGGGGGAGGGAGCCCAACCGTCGTGCTCACCTCACAGCGCTCTTGAGGTGATTGACGGAAGTAAGGGACGCGACGGCGGACAGGCTCCCTCCCCCCTTGCGGGGGAGGGAGGGGGAGAGGGGTACCGCGGGCGAGATGCCAGCGAGATCACTCGCACCCACAACAACCCGCCACCCCCGACCCTCACCGACGTCGTCACCACGCTGCGCACGCTCGGCAAGGCCGAGCTGCCGGCGCAGCTCGCGCGCTGGCTGGACGAGCTCGACGAGACCGGGCGCTGGGCGCTGCTGAAGCTCGTCACCGGCGCGATGCGGATCGGCATTTCGGCGCGGCTGGCGAAGACCGCGGCCGCCGCGCTCGGCGACAAGGACCCGCACGAGATCGAGCTGATGTGGCCGGGGCTGGCGCCGCCCTATCTCGACCTGTTCGCCTGGCTGGAGGGCCGCGGCGACAAGCCGGTCAACCGCGATCCGACCCCGTTCCGTCCGGTGATGCTGGCGCATGCGATCGAGGACACGGATTTCGCCAACCTCGACGCTGCCGATTTCAGCGCGGAGTGGAAATGGGACGGCATCCGCGTGCAGGCGGTGTCCGGGCGCGACGAGCGCGGTCACGTCCAGGCCCGGCTCTATTCGCGCACTGGTGAAGACATCACCGGCAGCTTTCCGGACCTGGTGCCGTCGCTGCATCTGCCCGGCGCTGTTGACGGCGAGCTGTTGGTGCTGCGCGACGGTCGCGTGCAGACCTTCAACGTGCTGCAGCAGCGGCTCAACCGCAAAGTGGTCTCGCCAAAGCTGATCAAGGAATTTCCGATCCATCTGCGCGCCTACGACCTGCTCGGCGACGACGAGAACGATCTGCGCGAGCTGCCCTTCGTCGAACGCCGCGCCCATCTCGAGCGCTTTGTCGCCAAGCTGAGCGACCCGCGCATCGACCTGTCGCCGACGATTCGGTTCGCGAGCTGGGACGAATTGGCCGCGGCGCGTGCCGATCCGAAAAGCGCCGGTGCGGGTGACGATGCCGACGCGGTCGAGGGCGTCATGCTGAAGCGGCGCGACGCACCCTATCTTCCCGGACGACCGAAGGGGCCGTGGTGGAAATGGAAGCGCGACCCGCACATCATCGACGCCGTGCTGATGTATGCCCAGCGCGGCCACGGCAAGCGCTCGTCCTATTACTCCGACTACACGTTCGGCGTCTGGACCCGCGGTGAGAACGGCGAAGAACTGGTGCCGGTCGGAAAAGCCTATTTCGGCTTCACCGACGAGGAGCTGTTGCAGATCGACCGCTTCGTTCGCCGCAACACTACGGAAAAATTCGGCCCCGTCCGCCATGTCGTGCACGAGCCGGACCAGGGGCTGGTGCTGGAGGTCGCCTTCGAGGGCTTGCAGCGCTCGCCGCGCCACAAATCCGGCGTCGCGATGCGCTTTCCGCGCATCAGCCGGCTGCGTTGGGACAAACCGCCGCGCGAGGCCGATCGGCTGGAGACGCTTGAACGGATGTTAATCAGTATGACAGGAAGTTAAACCCGAAATGGGCATGGCGGATATTGATCGCGGCCCGCGGGTTTCCCATGTGCTTGGCCGTGATTTATAATTGCCAGGCGATTCCGCCAGACCTTGGTTCTGATGATATCAGAACCAAGGTCTGGGTTTGATCTTGACGCGTTCTCTTCACGCGAACCGGTCCGCTTCGCTTGAAAACGCTATTGGAGACAGTGATGCCGAACGACATCAGGGACTTGCCGGCCAGCCAGAATGACGGCCTGTACCGCTTCCTCGGCGGATCGCCGCTCGCGGTGGCATTTCGGCTGATCCTGCTCTCGATCCTGGTCGGCGTCGTGCTCGCCACCGTTGGATTCGATCCCTGGAACATCCTCTACAGCATCCGCAAGCTATTCCAGAACATCTGGGATTTCGGCTTCGACGCGATCAACTGGGCCTGGCGCTACTTCCTGCTCGGCGCCGTGGTCGTGCTCCCGATCTGGTTGCTGTCGCGGCTGTTCGGCGCACCGCGGGGCCGCTGATTGCAGCTTGTCGGCTGTCCCTTCGCCAGCGCATTGCTCTGAGGACAATTCGGGCATGGCCGAGGCACGGATCGGGCGATAGAAGCGTGCATTGTTCACAACCATAGCCATGCACGCGCCCATTCATCCCCGGATCACCTCGCGCCAGGTGTTCGCCATCGCCGGTCCCGCGATGGTCGCGAACCTGACCACGCCATTGATCGGCATCGTCTCGACCACGGCGATCGGCCGCCTCGACGATGCCGCGCTGCTCGGCGGCGTGGCGATGGCCTCCGTCATCTTCGACTGCCTGTTCTGGCTGTTCGCGTTCCTGCGCATGAGCACGCTGGCCTTCACCGCGCAGGCGCTGGGCGCCGGCGAGACGCAGGAATTCGCCGCGATCCTGGTGCGCGGCTTCATCGTCGCCGGCCTGATCGGCACAGCCTTGATCGTTTTGCAGGTGCCGCTCGCCGCGGTCACGTTCCAGCTGATGGGCGGCAGCGAAGGCGTGACGCGCGCCGCAAAAACCTACTTCATGATCCGGATCTGGTCGGCGCCACTGGCGCTCGCCAATTACGTCATCCTCGGCTGGCTGGTCGGACAGGCGCGCGCCAACACCGCGCTGCTGCTGCAGATCGTGATCAACCTGATCAATGTGGCAGCGACCGTGCTGCTGGTCTCGGTCTACCGCACCGGCATCGCGGGTGCTGCGATTGCCGCCGTGGCGGCGGAGGCGACCGGTTTCGCGCTCGGCGCCCTGGTGGCGTGGCGGCTCGCACGGACGGACCTCGTGCTGTCGCGCGCCATGCTGTTCGACCGCACCAAGCTGATGCGGATGCTGGCGGTCAACCGCGACATCATGATCCGCACCGCGGCGCTGATCATCGTGTTCCTGTTCTTCACCGCCAAGGGCGCGCGCGACGGCGACGTGACCCTGGCGGCGAATTCGGTGCTGAACAATTTCCTGCTGGTCTCGGCGTTCTTCCTCGATGGTCTCGCCAACGCCGCCCAGCAACTCTGCGGCCGCGCCTTCGGTGCGCGCGACGCCAGGGGCTTTGCCGATTCGACCCGGCTGGTGCTGACATGGGGCACAGGCTTCGCGCTTGCCGTCTCGGTCATCTTCGCGCTGTTCGGGCCCGACCTGATCGACCTCATGACGACGAACGCCGAGGTGCGCCGCTATGCCCGCGATTTCCTGCTGTTCGTGATCCTGGCGCCGTTGCCCGGCGTGTTCGCCTTCGGCTTCGACGGCATCTATGTCGGCGCCACCTGGGCGCGCGAGATGCGCAACCTGATGCTGCTGTCGCTGTTGGCGTTCCTGGCGGTCTGGTGGGCGCTCAGTTCATTCGGCAACAGCGGCCTGTGGGCCGCGCTGCTCTGCTTCTACATCGCCCGCGGCAGCTTTCAGGGGCTGCGCTATCCGGCGCTGCTGCGAAGATCGTTCAAATCGTAGTTCATATGCGGCTGTCTTAGCCCGAATGAAGCTGTCATCGTCCGCGAAAGCGGGCGATCCAGTATTCCGGGGACGTCAGGATCAAAATCCAGAAGCCGCGGCGTACTGGATCCCCCGCCTGCGCGGGGGATGACAGTGGCGTGGGTGGCGCTCCGCACCTACCTTACCGGCCACTCCTCGGCGGTGATGGTCGCAGCATCGGCGCCGACGATCTCGGACAGCGAATCGCGCCCCGTCCGCAGCAATGTCGACGACAGGTCGCGCTTGATGTCCTCGACCAGGCCGATGCCCTTGTAGACCAGCGAGGAATAGAGCTGGATCAGGCTGGCGCCGGCGCGGATCTTGGTCAGCGCGGCACCACCGGAATCGATGCCGCCGACACCGATCAACGGGAAGGCGCCTTCGACGCGCACATAGGTCTCAGCCACCATCCGCGTCGAGAGCCGGTAGAGCGGCCGGCCGGACAGGCCGCCCTGCTCCTGCGCCCGGGTCTCCTCGCGCAAGGTCGTGGGGCGTGCCAGCGTGGTGTTGGCGACGATCATGCCGTCGACCCGCCGCGAGCGGGCGATGTGCACGACGTCGTCGAGCTCGGCGAGGCTGAGGTCAGGCGCGATCTTCAGCAGCACCGGCGAATCGCCGGCGTTCCTGCGCACCCGCTCGCGGGTATCGATCACGCGCGACAGGAGATCGTCGAGCGCGGCCGATTGCTGCAGGTTGCGCAGGCCCGGCGTGTTCGGCGAGGAGACGTTGACGGTGAAATAGCTCGCCACCGGCGCAAAGGTCTCGATCAGCTTGACATAGTCGGCGACACGGTCGGATGAATCCTTGTTGGCGCCGACATTGACGCCGATGATGCCGCCGCCGCTGGCGCGGGTGGCGAGCCGGCGCAGCACGGCGTCCGCGCCATCATTGTTGAAGCCCATCCGGTTGATCACGCCCTCGTCGCGCTCGAGCCTAAACAGCCGCGGCCTCGGGTTGCCGGCCTGCGGCTTCGGCGTCACCGAGCCGATCTCGACAAAGCCGAAGCCGAGCCGCAGCAGTGCATCGGGCACCTCGGCGCTCTTGTCGAAGCCTGCCGCCATGCCGACCGGGTTCGGGAAGTTCAGGCCGAAGGCGCGCACCGCGAGCTTGGGATCGTCCACCCGCTGCCGGATCGGCGGCAGCAATTTCAAGCCCTGGATCGCCATGCGGTGGGCATCCTCGGGATCGAACCAGCGCAGCAGCGGCAGCGAGAAGGCGTCGAAGGCGCGGATCACGGCTTCAACTCCGGAACATCGTGGCCGCCGTCGGAGCGTGCGCGCAAATCGAGGATCTCGGTGACCGCGCCGAGGTCGAGCTCGCCATAGAGATGCGGAAACAATTCGTCGTTGCGCGACGGCTCCCAGCGCAGCGCGTCACCGAGCGCATCGGCATCGACCGCGACCAGGAATAGACCGGTCTGCCCGGAATAATGCTTACGGGCAGTCTCGGCGACCTGGGAGGCGGTGGAGAAATGGATGTAGCCGTCGCGCAGGTCGTCCGCACTGCCCCGGTACACGCCCTGCCGCTCGGC from Bradyrhizobium genosp. L includes:
- a CDS encoding ligase-associated DNA damage response exonuclease, which produces MRPQDILMPVPAGLCCKAGGFHIDPVRPVERALITHGHSDHARPGHGAVLATQETLDMMRLRYGENFAGSTQAVSYGEAIQLGDVTVSFHPAGHVLGSAQIAVTCKGTRIVASGDYKDARDPTCAPFELVPCDVFITEATFGLPVFRHGDAAAEVNKLLASVKLFPERAHLVGAYSLGKAQRVIALLREAGYDAPIYLHGAMEKITYYYQERGIALGELRPARGMKKAELAGTITLAPPSATSDVWTRRFPDPVTAFASGWMRVRARARQGGIELPLVISDHADWDGLTATIDATGAGEIWVTHGQEDALVHWCKTRGLAARPLDLVGYGDEDEGETAAVSEAEPAGEADA
- a CDS encoding cisplatin damage response ATP-dependent DNA ligase → MNRFAQLLDRLAYEPGRNNKIKLLVAYFRETEDPDRGYALAALTGALSFKHAKPGLIRDLITERADPVLFGYSYDYVGDLSETVALMWPKAVGASHNESLLGHPSPQPSPARGEGAQPSCSPHSALEVIDGSKGRDGGQAPSPLAGEGGGEGYRGRDASEITRTHNNPPPPTLTDVVTTLRTLGKAELPAQLARWLDELDETGRWALLKLVTGAMRIGISARLAKTAAAALGDKDPHEIELMWPGLAPPYLDLFAWLEGRGDKPVNRDPTPFRPVMLAHAIEDTDFANLDAADFSAEWKWDGIRVQAVSGRDERGHVQARLYSRTGEDITGSFPDLVPSLHLPGAVDGELLVLRDGRVQTFNVLQQRLNRKVVSPKLIKEFPIHLRAYDLLGDDENDLRELPFVERRAHLERFVAKLSDPRIDLSPTIRFASWDELAAARADPKSAGAGDDADAVEGVMLKRRDAPYLPGRPKGPWWKWKRDPHIIDAVLMYAQRGHGKRSSYYSDYTFGVWTRGENGEELVPVGKAYFGFTDEELLQIDRFVRRNTTEKFGPVRHVVHEPDQGLVLEVAFEGLQRSPRHKSGVAMRFPRISRLRWDKPPREADRLETLERMLISMTGS
- a CDS encoding DUF6460 domain-containing protein, producing MPNDIRDLPASQNDGLYRFLGGSPLAVAFRLILLSILVGVVLATVGFDPWNILYSIRKLFQNIWDFGFDAINWAWRYFLLGAVVVLPIWLLSRLFGAPRGR
- a CDS encoding MATE family efflux transporter, coding for MHAPIHPRITSRQVFAIAGPAMVANLTTPLIGIVSTTAIGRLDDAALLGGVAMASVIFDCLFWLFAFLRMSTLAFTAQALGAGETQEFAAILVRGFIVAGLIGTALIVLQVPLAAVTFQLMGGSEGVTRAAKTYFMIRIWSAPLALANYVILGWLVGQARANTALLLQIVINLINVAATVLLVSVYRTGIAGAAIAAVAAEATGFALGALVAWRLARTDLVLSRAMLFDRTKLMRMLAVNRDIMIRTAALIIVFLFFTAKGARDGDVTLAANSVLNNFLLVSAFFLDGLANAAQQLCGRAFGARDARGFADSTRLVLTWGTGFALAVSVIFALFGPDLIDLMTTNAEVRRYARDFLLFVILAPLPGVFAFGFDGIYVGATWAREMRNLMLLSLLAFLAVWWALSSFGNSGLWAALLCFYIARGSFQGLRYPALLRRSFKS
- a CDS encoding quinone-dependent dihydroorotate dehydrogenase, whose protein sequence is MIRAFDAFSLPLLRWFDPEDAHRMAIQGLKLLPPIRQRVDDPKLAVRAFGLNFPNPVGMAAGFDKSAEVPDALLRLGFGFVEIGSVTPKPQAGNPRPRLFRLERDEGVINRMGFNNDGADAVLRRLATRASGGGIIGVNVGANKDSSDRVADYVKLIETFAPVASYFTVNVSSPNTPGLRNLQQSAALDDLLSRVIDTRERVRRNAGDSPVLLKIAPDLSLAELDDVVHIARSRRVDGMIVANTTLARPTTLREETRAQEQGGLSGRPLYRLSTRMVAETYVRVEGAFPLIGVGGIDSGGAALTKIRAGASLIQLYSSLVYKGIGLVEDIKRDLSSTLLRTGRDSLSEIVGADAATITAEEWPVR
- a CDS encoding DUF952 domain-containing protein, which produces MPMIYKITPASAWREAERQGVYRGSADDLRDGYIHFSTASQVAETARKHYSGQTGLFLVAVDADALGDALRWEPSRNDELFPHLYGELDLGAVTEILDLRARSDGGHDVPELKP